The following proteins are co-located in the Paenibacillus sp. FSL H8-0079 genome:
- the hrpB gene encoding ATP-dependent helicase HrpB: MHIELPIQEIIPELRQLFRDQDTGVLIAEPGAGKTTVVPLALLEEPWVAGRKIIMLEPRRLAARSAASRLAATLGEKAGQTVGYRVRMDTRVSQATRIEVVTEGVLTRMLQQDQGLEDTAMIIFDEFHERHLHGDLGLALALESRAMLRPDLKLLVMSATLDPVPVCALLGEGTRSIHCPGRTFPVETRYVPRPAAMQLEQFTAQTVNKALVEQEGDVLVFLPGAREIHRTERELSNGSLPGHVKVHSLYGSMPVEQQDEVIKPAAEGWRKVVLSTSIAESSLTLAGVKVVVDAGLSRASAFSPRTGMSRLVTLPVSKASADQRRGRAGRIAPGVCYRLWSEEVHGGLPEAARPEITSADLAPLALELAVWGVQSPAELQWLDTPPDAAYGQAQALLRQLGGLDDAGRITPFGRRMNTLGVHPRLASMLLRAAELGLASYASMLAALLQEPAGLRSSGSAGAGTDLRPRVEALLIADSSGMPQAAAAALDGAAVRRMLQESRQLRSALGPAADPVRPDEDSCGLLLSFAYPDRIGQRREDGRYLLSSGRGVRVAATESLSRAAYLVAAEADDQGADARILLAAPLQEQTLLQAGQHLLRDEVQVAWDSNTRSVRAHKRLRIGALVIKESSIAQPPEDQVLEALLSGIRMEGLDCLPWTKTSRQLADRLRFLHLHLPEWPDLIEDDLTEELAEHLTPYLTGMRSAADLKRLSMQDVLLGGLSWAQRQQLDDEAPTHIQVPSGSRIPVDYSRPEDPALAVRLQEMFGQQETPRIAGGRVPLTIHLLSPAQRPVQVTRDLANFWRETYFDVKKDLKGRYPKHYWPDNPLEAVATNRAKPRGK, from the coding sequence ATGCATATAGAGTTACCGATACAAGAGATTATTCCGGAGTTAAGGCAGTTATTTCGGGATCAAGATACAGGTGTGTTAATTGCAGAACCGGGTGCGGGAAAAACGACTGTTGTACCGCTGGCTTTGCTGGAGGAACCGTGGGTTGCGGGACGCAAAATCATTATGCTGGAACCCCGAAGGCTGGCCGCGCGTTCAGCTGCATCGAGATTGGCGGCTACACTAGGGGAAAAAGCGGGGCAAACCGTAGGCTATCGTGTACGCATGGATACACGGGTGAGTCAGGCGACACGCATTGAAGTTGTGACGGAAGGCGTATTGACCCGAATGTTGCAGCAGGATCAGGGTCTTGAAGACACGGCAATGATTATCTTCGACGAATTCCATGAGCGTCACCTACACGGGGACTTGGGCTTGGCCCTGGCATTGGAATCGCGAGCGATGTTACGTCCAGACCTGAAACTGCTGGTGATGTCGGCGACCCTTGATCCGGTTCCCGTCTGTGCATTGCTTGGTGAAGGTACAAGATCAATTCACTGTCCGGGACGCACGTTTCCGGTGGAAACACGATATGTGCCAAGACCGGCAGCTATGCAGCTGGAACAATTCACGGCTCAGACGGTGAACAAGGCATTAGTTGAACAGGAGGGAGACGTACTCGTTTTTCTTCCTGGTGCAAGAGAGATACACCGTACAGAGCGGGAGTTATCGAATGGTTCTCTTCCTGGACATGTGAAAGTTCATTCCCTGTATGGCAGTATGCCGGTGGAACAACAGGATGAGGTGATAAAGCCGGCGGCTGAGGGTTGGCGCAAGGTCGTATTGTCCACGTCCATTGCGGAATCCAGTCTTACGCTGGCTGGCGTTAAAGTTGTGGTAGACGCGGGGCTGAGCCGAGCATCGGCATTCTCGCCGCGTACGGGCATGAGCCGACTTGTTACCCTGCCGGTGTCCAAGGCGTCAGCTGATCAGCGGCGGGGGCGTGCAGGGCGTATCGCCCCAGGGGTGTGTTACCGGCTATGGAGCGAAGAGGTTCATGGGGGACTGCCTGAGGCAGCTCGCCCAGAGATCACTTCCGCGGATCTTGCGCCGCTGGCGCTGGAGCTTGCCGTTTGGGGTGTTCAGTCCCCAGCAGAGCTGCAATGGCTGGACACCCCGCCTGACGCCGCCTACGGCCAGGCACAGGCGCTGCTGCGCCAGCTGGGCGGCCTGGACGACGCAGGCCGCATCACGCCCTTCGGGCGGCGGATGAACACGCTTGGCGTGCATCCGCGACTGGCCAGCATGCTGCTCCGCGCAGCGGAGCTTGGGCTGGCCAGCTACGCCAGCATGCTGGCGGCACTGCTGCAGGAGCCTGCCGGCCTCCGCAGCAGTGGCAGTGCAGGCGCGGGCACGGACCTCCGCCCGCGCGTAGAGGCGCTGCTGATCGCGGACAGCAGCGGCATGCCGCAAGCGGCAGCGGCTGCCCTAGACGGCGCGGCCGTGCGGCGCATGCTCCAGGAGAGCCGCCAGCTGCGCTCGGCGCTCGGCCCGGCGGCCGATCCGGTGCGGCCGGATGAGGACAGCTGCGGATTGCTGCTGTCCTTCGCCTATCCGGACCGGATCGGGCAACGCCGGGAGGACGGCCGCTATCTGCTGAGCAGCGGCCGCGGCGTACGGGTCGCAGCGACAGAATCGCTGAGCCGTGCAGCGTATCTGGTCGCAGCCGAGGCAGACGACCAAGGCGCAGATGCGCGCATCCTGCTGGCTGCGCCGTTGCAGGAGCAGACCTTGTTGCAGGCAGGTCAGCACTTGCTGCGCGATGAAGTGCAAGTGGCTTGGGATTCCAATACCCGCAGCGTGCGGGCACATAAGAGACTTCGTATTGGAGCCCTTGTGATTAAAGAGAGCAGTATTGCACAGCCGCCTGAAGATCAGGTGCTGGAAGCACTATTATCCGGGATACGGATGGAAGGGCTGGATTGTCTGCCCTGGACAAAAACATCCAGACAACTTGCGGACAGGCTACGGTTCCTGCATCTCCATTTACCTGAGTGGCCTGACCTGATCGAAGATGATCTGACCGAAGAGTTGGCAGAACATCTTACCCCTTATCTGACAGGCATGCGATCGGCAGCCGACCTGAAGAGATTGTCAATGCAGGATGTATTACTGGGTGGATTGAGCTGGGCGCAACGACAACAACTGGACGATGAAGCGCCGACGCATATACAGGTGCCCAGTGGCTCACGTATTCCTGTGGACTACAGTCGTCCAGAGGACCCGGCGCTGGCAGTAAGATTACAGGAGATGTTTGGACAACAGGAGACACCGCGTATAGCGGGTGGGCGAGTCCCGTTGACCATCCACTTGTTATCGCCAGCTCAGCGACCTGTACAGGTCACACGAGACTTGGCCAATTTCTGGCGAGAGACGTACTTTGACGTCAAAAAAGATCTGAAAGGTCGTTATCCGAAGCACTACTGGCCGGATAATCCACTTGAAGCGGTCGCCACAAATCGAGCCAAACCACGGGGCAAATAG
- a CDS encoding SDR family NAD(P)-dependent oxidoreductase, which translates to MTQHNGKSRFQGKVAIITGAGSGIGKATAVKLAKEGAKVALFDLVNDRISETEAEINALQPGVARAFDVDISDPARVEKAVLETVELFGGLDIVFANAGINGVSAPIEDIQVEEWQQIITTNLNGTFFTIKYALPHLKKRGGGSIIITSSINGNQRFSSFGMSAYSTSKAGQVAFAKMAALELAKFKIRVNVICPGAIATNIDQSTVKTDDLQHIIIPMEFPEGQQPLADGPGQPEHVADLVSFLASSESRHITGAEIVIDGAESLLS; encoded by the coding sequence ATGACACAACATAACGGCAAGTCACGTTTCCAAGGCAAGGTTGCGATTATTACCGGAGCAGGCTCCGGAATTGGGAAGGCTACTGCGGTCAAGCTGGCTAAAGAGGGTGCAAAAGTTGCACTGTTTGATCTGGTGAATGATCGAATCTCGGAAACGGAAGCTGAGATTAATGCGCTGCAGCCTGGTGTGGCAAGAGCATTCGATGTAGACATTTCCGACCCGGCACGTGTGGAAAAGGCAGTGCTCGAAACCGTGGAATTATTCGGTGGTTTGGATATTGTTTTTGCCAATGCCGGTATTAACGGAGTATCGGCACCCATAGAGGATATTCAGGTTGAAGAGTGGCAACAGATTATTACAACGAACCTGAATGGTACGTTTTTCACCATTAAATATGCATTGCCGCACTTGAAAAAACGAGGCGGTGGCAGCATTATCATCACGAGTTCCATCAACGGAAATCAACGCTTCTCAAGCTTCGGCATGTCAGCGTATAGCACGTCCAAGGCAGGGCAGGTTGCATTTGCGAAGATGGCAGCGCTTGAGCTGGCGAAGTTCAAGATACGTGTAAACGTGATCTGTCCAGGAGCGATTGCGACCAATATCGATCAAAGTACGGTCAAAACGGATGATTTGCAGCATATCATTATTCCAATGGAGTTCCCGGAAGGACAGCAGCCACTTGCGGACGGGCCGGGTCAGCCGGAACATGTTGCGGATCTGGTAAGTTTCCTCGCATCGTCCGAATCCAGACATATTACCGGAGCAGAGATCGTGATTGATGGTGCCGAGTCATTGCTCAGCTAA